Proteins from a genomic interval of Schistocerca piceifrons isolate TAMUIC-IGC-003096 chromosome 3, iqSchPice1.1, whole genome shotgun sequence:
- the LOC124788856 gene encoding trypsin-2-like: MSEQPIPLTTVEPEAGTLVSITGWGTVYSGSYLADQLQMVELYIVDRDVCNDAYDGLGKVSVRKICAWWPGGGRDRCGPDYGGPMVLDGVLVGVISSWGNGCALPGWPSVYANIANADIRQWINDTTGV, from the coding sequence ATGTCCGAGCAGCCCATTCCGTTGACGACAGTGGAGCCTGAGGCCGGCACGCTGGTGTCCATAACTGGCTGGGGCACGGTCTATAGCGGCAGCTACCTGGCGGACCAGCTGCAGATGGTGGAGCTCTACATCGTGGACCGGGACGTCTGCAACGACGCTTACGACGGGCTGGGCAAGGTGAGCGTCCGCAAGATCTGCGCCTGGTGGCCGGGCGGTGGCCGCGACCGCTGTGGCCCCGACTATGGGGGCCCCATGGTGTTGGATGGCGTGCTGGTGGGCGTCATCTCCTCCTGGGGCAACGGCTGTGCCCTTCCCGGCTGGCCCAGCGTCTACGCCAACATCGCCAACGCCGACATCAGGCAGTGGATCAATGACACCACCGGCGTCTAG